Proteins co-encoded in one Metabacillus sp. KUDC1714 genomic window:
- a CDS encoding formate--tetrahydrofolate ligase, which produces MNRNKKYKSDIDIAQQVSLFPIKQLAENYLELNDDEFELFGKYKAKLSLQILERLKNKPSGKVVLVTSINPTPAGEGKSTVTVGLAQALNQLNKRAIVALREPSLGPTLGMKGGATGGGYSQVLPMDDINLHFTGDLHAITTANNALAAFIDNHIHQGNEVGIDPRRIIWKRVLDLNDRALRYITIGLGGPTHGVPREDHFDITVASEIMAILCLADSLADLRSRLAEVVIGYTYSNKPVTVADIGYEGALTLILKEAIKPNLVQTLEHTPAIIHGGPFANIAHGCNSLLATKMAAKLGDYVVTEAGFGADLGAEKFLNIKARIGKIHPSGVVIVATIRALKMHGGLKKNDLQQENTAALILGFSNLKKHIETIKSFGLPYVVAINKFITDTDKEIKTILDWCHDNSHPAALCEVWEHGGKGGIDLAKKLLKTIDEEQNQFKHLYDTASSIKQKIFNIANIVYGATGVQYTSKAEKQMNDFDQFGWSQLPICMAKTQYSLTDEAHVLGRPENFTITIREFKISLGAGFIVAITGNIMTMPGLPKKPAALSMDVNDEGLATGLF; this is translated from the coding sequence GTGAATAGAAATAAAAAATATAAATCTGATATTGATATTGCTCAACAGGTATCACTTTTTCCTATAAAACAACTTGCAGAAAATTATTTGGAGCTCAATGATGATGAATTTGAATTGTTTGGTAAGTATAAAGCAAAACTTTCTCTGCAGATTCTTGAACGTTTAAAAAATAAACCCTCTGGAAAAGTCGTTCTTGTTACCTCAATAAATCCAACGCCTGCAGGGGAAGGGAAATCAACTGTAACTGTAGGCTTAGCTCAAGCGCTTAATCAGCTAAATAAACGAGCAATTGTTGCTCTAAGAGAACCCTCACTAGGACCAACATTGGGTATGAAGGGAGGTGCAACTGGTGGAGGATATTCACAGGTATTACCTATGGATGATATAAATCTTCATTTTACAGGAGATCTTCACGCGATAACAACTGCAAACAATGCTTTAGCCGCATTTATAGATAATCATATTCACCAAGGGAATGAGGTTGGAATAGATCCGAGGAGAATTATCTGGAAAAGAGTGTTAGACTTAAATGATCGTGCACTCCGGTATATTACAATTGGCCTCGGAGGACCCACACACGGGGTACCACGTGAGGATCATTTTGATATTACCGTTGCTTCAGAGATTATGGCTATATTATGTTTAGCTGATAGCTTGGCTGATTTACGGTCTAGGCTCGCCGAAGTTGTTATAGGCTACACATATTCTAACAAACCTGTAACAGTTGCTGATATAGGGTATGAAGGGGCACTCACATTAATTTTAAAAGAAGCGATCAAGCCTAATTTAGTTCAAACGCTCGAACACACCCCAGCGATAATTCATGGTGGTCCATTTGCAAATATTGCCCATGGCTGTAACAGTCTTTTAGCAACAAAGATGGCTGCAAAACTTGGTGATTATGTTGTTACAGAAGCAGGCTTTGGTGCAGATCTTGGTGCTGAGAAATTTCTTAATATTAAGGCAAGAATAGGTAAGATTCACCCTTCAGGAGTTGTTATTGTTGCGACGATAAGGGCTTTGAAAATGCATGGTGGATTGAAAAAGAATGATTTACAACAAGAAAACACAGCAGCTCTAATTTTAGGTTTTTCAAACCTGAAAAAACATATCGAAACAATAAAAAGTTTTGGGTTACCTTATGTAGTAGCGATCAATAAATTTATAACTGACACTGATAAAGAAATCAAAACAATTTTGGATTGGTGTCATGATAATTCCCATCCAGCTGCGCTTTGTGAAGTATGGGAACATGGCGGAAAAGGTGGAATAGATTTAGCGAAAAAACTTCTTAAAACGATTGATGAGGAACAAAATCAATTTAAACACTTATATGATACTGCTTCTTCTATTAAGCAAAAAATATTTAACATTGCAAACATCGTTTATGGTGCAACAGGTGTGCAATATACAAGTAAGGCAGAAAAACAAATGAATGATTTTGATCAATTTGGGTGGAGTCAATTGCCAATTTGTATGGCGAAAACACAGTATTCTTTAACCGATGAAGCTCATGTTTTAGGCAGACCAGAAAATTTCACAATCACGATCCGTGAATTTAAAATATCACTTGGTGCGGGATTTATTGTCGCGATAACGGGTAATATTATGACAATGCCTGGGTTGCCCAAGAAACCAGCTGCGCTTTCAATGGATGTAAATGATGAAGGTCTTGCAACAGGGTTATTTTAA
- a CDS encoding diglucosyl diacylglycerol synthase: MKSNSKVLILTAKYGNGHVQVAKTLENKCKELGFEKVVVCNLYSESFPVFSEITQYLYLKSFSIGKQFYRIFYYGVDKIYNKRMMNLYFKMGHKRLHQIVTSEQPDMIINTFPMIVVPEYRRKTGTVIPTFNVLTDFCLHRIWVHENIDKYYVASNHVKEKLIQVGIHPGTVNVTGIPIRSQFEDEVCKKEIYAKYNLDSSKKTLLIMAGAHGVLKNVKELCQSFISKSDNIQTVVVCGNNALLKESLDPLTHSNPEQIKVLSYVERVDELYRIASCMITKPGGITLTEATALGVPVILFKPVPGQEKENAHFFEDNNAAIIVNQIEDISEEVYKLLEDEHRLEQMKMNIKKLHVPGSADLIVEDIIKEAAYIKDKHMMAGSVNY, translated from the coding sequence TTGAAAAGTAATTCAAAAGTGTTAATTTTGACCGCGAAATATGGTAATGGACATGTTCAAGTTGCAAAAACATTAGAAAATAAATGTAAAGAGCTTGGTTTCGAAAAAGTTGTAGTATGTAATCTATATTCAGAATCATTTCCTGTTTTTTCAGAGATTACTCAATATTTGTATTTAAAAAGCTTTTCAATTGGAAAACAGTTTTATCGCATATTTTATTACGGTGTAGATAAAATTTATAACAAAAGAATGATGAATCTTTATTTTAAAATGGGGCATAAACGTTTACATCAAATCGTTACTAGTGAACAGCCTGATATGATTATTAATACGTTCCCAATGATTGTTGTTCCTGAATATCGCAGGAAAACTGGAACTGTTATTCCAACCTTTAATGTCTTAACTGATTTTTGTTTACACAGAATATGGGTTCACGAAAATATCGATAAGTATTATGTCGCATCAAACCATGTTAAAGAAAAGCTAATACAGGTGGGAATTCATCCTGGCACTGTGAATGTGACCGGAATTCCGATAAGATCTCAATTTGAGGATGAAGTATGCAAAAAAGAAATATATGCAAAGTACAATTTGGATTCTAGTAAGAAAACCCTTTTAATAATGGCAGGTGCACATGGTGTTTTAAAAAACGTAAAAGAATTATGCCAATCTTTTATTTCTAAAAGTGACAACATCCAGACTGTCGTGGTTTGTGGAAATAATGCACTTTTAAAAGAAAGTCTTGACCCCCTAACACATAGCAATCCCGAACAAATAAAGGTGCTAAGTTATGTTGAGAGAGTTGATGAGCTTTATAGAATCGCATCATGCATGATTACTAAACCTGGTGGAATCACACTAACAGAAGCTACTGCACTAGGCGTTCCTGTTATTCTATTCAAGCCAGTTCCAGGTCAAGAAAAAGAAAACGCACATTTTTTTGAGGATAATAACGCCGCAATCATTGTCAATCAAATAGAGGATATTTCTGAAGAGGTATATAAATTACTTGAAGATGAACATAGATTAGAGCAAATGAAAATGAACATCAAAAAGCTGCATGTTCCAGGATCAGCAGACTTAATTGTAGAAGATATAATTAAGGAAGCTGCTTATATTAAAGATAAACATATGATGGCTGGCTCCGTAAACTACTAA
- the metA gene encoding homoserine O-acetyltransferase MetA, whose amino-acid sequence MPINIPSHLPAKEILERENIFIMDEKRAYSQDIRPLNIVILNIMPEKEKTETQLLRLLGNSPLQLNITFLRPDTHTSKTTAIEHLKEFYTTFKHIQHKKFDGMIITGAPIEHLEFSEVSYWDELKTIMDWTKTNVTSTLHICWGAQAGLFHHYGVNKYQLEKKCFGVFKHEIVNPTVKLLRGFDDLYYVPHSRHTDVLKEEIDSVSELQLLSYSEEAGVCLVMSEDGKQIFLTGHPEYERTSLKDEYERDIAKGLQIEVPVNYFADNDPNKEPIHCWRSHGNLLFVNWLNYYVYQETPYIWD is encoded by the coding sequence TTGCCGATTAACATACCTAGTCATTTACCAGCTAAAGAAATACTAGAGCGAGAAAATATTTTTATTATGGACGAAAAAAGAGCGTATTCACAAGATATACGACCTTTAAATATCGTTATCTTAAATATTATGCCTGAAAAGGAAAAAACAGAAACTCAATTATTACGATTATTGGGGAATTCTCCACTCCAATTGAACATAACATTTTTAAGGCCTGACACACACACATCAAAGACTACTGCGATTGAGCATTTAAAGGAATTTTATACAACCTTTAAGCATATACAACATAAGAAATTTGATGGAATGATCATTACTGGAGCACCAATTGAGCATTTAGAATTTTCAGAGGTTTCATATTGGGATGAGCTAAAAACAATCATGGATTGGACGAAAACAAATGTTACCTCAACTTTACATATTTGTTGGGGAGCACAAGCAGGACTTTTCCATCACTACGGCGTAAATAAATATCAACTGGAAAAAAAATGCTTTGGTGTTTTTAAGCATGAAATTGTAAATCCCACTGTAAAATTATTAAGAGGGTTCGATGACTTGTATTACGTCCCACATTCAAGACATACAGATGTACTGAAAGAAGAAATCGATTCTGTTTCAGAGCTTCAACTCCTTTCTTATTCAGAAGAAGCCGGTGTTTGTCTAGTAATGTCTGAGGATGGAAAGCAAATATTTTTAACTGGTCATCCTGAATATGAACGAACATCTCTAAAGGATGAGTATGAACGAGACATAGCAAAAGGATTACAAATTGAAGTTCCAGTTAACTATTTTGCTGATAATGATCCAAATAAAGAACCAATTCACTGTTGGAGATCACATGGGAACCTCCTATTTGTCAACTGGTTAAACTATTATGTTTACCAAGAAACACCTTATATTTGGGATTGA
- a CDS encoding metal-dependent hydrolase, with amino-acid sequence MDTSTHITIGIGLAGLAHIDPVISSNPELAQAVLLGTIIGSNAPDFDYVIKLLKGTGMYTEHHRGASHSIPALFIWTFFVSGVIFLFGWNVSLMHLLLWTFIAVVLHVGFDIMNAYGTQAGRPITKKWLSLNFIPLFDPIIIIVHLIGFTLWLTGLPPGIVFFFGYIFLAIYLINRYFLSIQNRKFFLNKTKKSGIFTIIPTIWLKKWHFVFETESSYQVGSIIGKNINWIHHFEKHNPNCEIIKASLTDKNVQHFLANSKHVHALYFPTSSGSEVRWIDLRFRHKDHYPYMAVVKLDQAKSILASYTGWVHHSRKLNEKLLPSEKRAMQL; translated from the coding sequence ATGGATACAAGTACTCATATCACAATTGGAATTGGTTTAGCAGGCCTTGCACATATAGATCCTGTTATATCTTCTAATCCAGAACTTGCTCAAGCTGTTTTGTTAGGCACTATTATAGGTTCTAATGCTCCTGATTTTGATTATGTTATAAAACTTCTTAAAGGAACTGGCATGTATACTGAACACCATCGAGGTGCATCTCATTCAATCCCTGCATTGTTTATATGGACTTTCTTTGTTTCAGGAGTAATATTCTTGTTTGGTTGGAATGTATCATTAATGCACCTTCTTCTTTGGACGTTTATAGCTGTTGTTCTGCATGTTGGCTTCGACATTATGAACGCTTACGGAACGCAGGCTGGAAGGCCTATAACTAAAAAATGGCTATCATTAAATTTTATTCCGTTATTTGATCCGATTATTATTATTGTTCACTTGATTGGATTTACCTTGTGGTTAACAGGGTTGCCACCCGGTATTGTCTTTTTCTTTGGATACATCTTTCTAGCAATCTATCTCATAAATAGGTATTTTTTATCGATTCAAAATAGGAAATTCTTTTTGAACAAAACAAAAAAGTCCGGGATTTTCACCATAATTCCTACAATATGGTTGAAAAAGTGGCATTTTGTGTTTGAAACTGAGTCTTCTTACCAGGTCGGTTCAATAATTGGTAAGAATATTAACTGGATTCATCATTTTGAAAAACATAATCCTAATTGTGAAATAATAAAAGCATCTTTAACTGATAAAAATGTACAACATTTTTTAGCTAACTCAAAACATGTTCACGCTCTCTATTTTCCAACATCATCAGGTTCTGAGGTCCGATGGATTGATTTACGGTTCCGTCATAAGGATCATTATCCGTATATGGCTGTCGTCAAACTTGATCAAGCTAAAAGTATTTTAGCTTCCTATACTGGCTGGGTACACCATTCAAGAAAGCTAAATGAAAAGCTCCTCCCATCGGAAAAGCGAGCTATGCAATTATAA
- a CDS encoding phosphocarrier protein HPr: MVEKTFTITSEAGLHARPATALVNAVNSFTSEVNLEANGRTVNLKSIMGVMSLGISKGAVIKITANGSDEAAALEAVERAITTEGLGE, encoded by the coding sequence ATGGTAGAAAAAACTTTTACAATTACAAGTGAAGCAGGGTTACATGCTAGACCAGCAACTGCATTAGTAAATGCTGTTAATTCTTTTACTTCTGAAGTAAATCTTGAAGCGAATGGTAGAACTGTGAATCTAAAATCAATTATGGGTGTAATGTCTTTGGGTATCTCAAAGGGAGCAGTAATTAAAATAACTGCAAATGGTAGTGATGAAGCAGCTGCACTTGAAGCGGTTGAACGTGCTATTACAACTGAAGGTCTAGGAGAATAA
- the cspD gene encoding cold-shock protein CspD, producing MQNGKVKWFNNEKGFGFIEVEGGDDVFVHFTAIQGDGYKSLEEGQEVSFEIVEGNRGPQAANVTKL from the coding sequence ATGCAAAACGGTAAAGTAAAATGGTTTAACAATGAAAAAGGTTTTGGGTTTATCGAAGTTGAAGGCGGAGATGATGTATTCGTACACTTCACTGCTATCCAAGGTGACGGATACAAATCATTAGAAGAAGGTCAAGAAGTTTCTTTCGAAATCGTTGAAGGTAACCGCGGACCACAAGCTGCTAACGTAACAAAGTTATAA